A part of Gouania willdenowi chromosome 2, fGouWil2.1, whole genome shotgun sequence genomic DNA contains:
- the LOC114474727 gene encoding histone-arginine methyltransferase CARM1-like isoform X1, producing MEEKSEASSAFCVRVFTLQETGRPEEMSISESAEQELTLLCTTGAENQQITVLDANRASLFQLSVTKEMSCCQVGCQSFLLTTDKNTLLLRFRSSTDMKKLQRLLGRGREEERRTDTDNGSSALSIRPTGNSPFHKFHGCLSQQQNLLQDYPRTATYQRAILANEADFRNKVVLDVCCGSGILSFFAVQAGASMVYATESSPMSKYTQILVQNNHLSEQIRVLQGEVKKVNCPDMVDVIVSEPFSYMLFNRTLMGNFIHAKKWLKPNGLMFPSFADLHVAPFTDDQLYLEHYARANFWQQRSFYGVNLSALHSAAVDEFFKQPIVDTFDEQILLSRSIKHCINFMDSKEEDIHRIEIPFVFPLLQSGLIHGLAFWFDVAYQGSKYYTNNSFFTPNLDFLCSEKTVTALFSRTTVWLSTAPTEPPSRWSQVRCLLQTPLFAKSGQTLSGTILLVANNRQSYDINITATVDQSGCRSGNILDLKNLFFRMPFWFLW from the exons ATGGAGGAGAAGAGTGAGGCGTCTTCGGCGTTCTGCGTCAGGGTCTTCACCCTGCAGGAGACGGGGAGGCCTGAGGAG ATGAGCATCAGTGAGTCGGCCGAGCAGGAGCTGACCCTGCTGTGCACGACCGGAGCAGAGAACCAGCAGATCACGGTGCTGGATG CAAACAGAGCGTCATTGTTCCAGTTGAGCGTAACCAAAGAAATGAGCTGTTGTCAGGTGGGATGCCAGTCCTTCCTCCTCACCACTGACAAGAACACTCTCCTGCTTCGGTTCAGATCTTCAACAG ATATGAAAAAGCTCCAGAGGTTACTGGGCAGAGGACGTGAAGAGGAACGTCGCACAGACACAGATAACGGATCGTCAGCTTTAAGCATACGCCCAACTGGAAACTCTCCTTTCCACAAG TTTCACGGTTGTCTGAGCCAGCAGCAGAATCTGCTCCAGGACTACCCGAGGACGGCCACCTATCAGCGAGCGATCTTAGCCAATGAGGCAGACTTTAGAAACAAG GTGGTCCTGGATGTTTGCTGTGGTTCAGGAATTCTGTCCTTCTTTGCAGTCCAAGCTGGAGCATCCATGGTCTATGCGACCGAGTCCAGCCCAATGTCCAAGTACACACAG ATCCTGGTCCAGAACAACCACCTCTCGGAGCAGATCAGGGTCCTACAGGGAGAGGTGAAGAAAGTCAACTGTCCAGACATGGTGGACGTGATCGTCTCAGAGCCGTTTAGCTACATGCTCTTCAATCGCACGCTAATGGGGAATTTCATACATGCAAAAAAGTGGCTCAAGCCTAACG GCCTGATGTTCCCGTCCTTCGCTGATCTTCATGTAGCTCCTTTCACTGACGATCAACTGTACCTGGAACACTACGCTCGCGCCAACTTCTG GCAGCAGAGAAGCTTCTACGGAGTTAATCTAAGTGCTCTTCACAGTGCGGCAGTGGACGAGTTcttcaagcagccaatagtg GATACTTTTGATGAACAGATCTTGTTGTCCAGGTCCATAAAACACTGCATCAACTTCATGGACTCTAAAGAAGAAGATATACACag GATTGAGATCCCTTTTGTGTTTCCGCTGCTGCAGTCTGGTCTGATCCATGGTCTCGCCTTTTGGTTTGATGTGGCCTATCAGGGTTCCAAGTACTACACCAACAATAGCTTCTTTACTCCTAATCTTGATTTCCTGTGCAGTGAGAAAACAGTTACCGCTCTCTTTTCCAGAACCACTGTGTGGCTTTCCACAGCTCCCACAGAGCCACCCTCACGCTGGTCCCAGGTCCGGTGTTTGCTTCAAACACCACTATTTGCCAAAAGTGGACAGACCCTGTCAGGGACGATCCTGCTCGTTGCAAACAACAG ACAGAGCTATGACATCAACATCACAGCCACAGTTGACCAATCCGGCTGCCGATCTGGAAACATCCTGGACCTCAAGAACCTGTTCTTCAG GATGCCGTTCTGGTTCCTCTGGTAA
- the LOC114474727 gene encoding histone-arginine methyltransferase CARM1-like isoform X2, translated as MEEKSEASSAFCVRVFTLQETGRPEEMSISESAEQELTLLCTTGAENQQITVLDANRASLFQLSVTKEMSCCQVGCQSFLLTTDKNTLLLRFRSSTDMKKLQRLLGRGREEERRTDTDNGSSALSIRPTGNSPFHKFHGCLSQQQNLLQDYPRTATYQRAILANEADFRNKVVLDVCCGSGILSFFAVQAGASMVYATESSPMSKYTQILVQNNHLSEQIRVLQGEVKKVNCPDMVDVIVSEPFSYMLFNRTLMGNFIHAKKWLKPNGLMFPSFADLHVAPFTDDQLYLEHYARANFWQQRSFYGVNLSALHSAAVDEFFKQPIVDTFDEQILLSRSIKHCINFMDSKEEDIHRIEIPFVFPLLQSGLIHGLAFWFDVAYQGSKTTVWLSTAPTEPPSRWSQVRCLLQTPLFAKSGQTLSGTILLVANNRQSYDINITATVDQSGCRSGNILDLKNLFFRMPFWFLW; from the exons ATGGAGGAGAAGAGTGAGGCGTCTTCGGCGTTCTGCGTCAGGGTCTTCACCCTGCAGGAGACGGGGAGGCCTGAGGAG ATGAGCATCAGTGAGTCGGCCGAGCAGGAGCTGACCCTGCTGTGCACGACCGGAGCAGAGAACCAGCAGATCACGGTGCTGGATG CAAACAGAGCGTCATTGTTCCAGTTGAGCGTAACCAAAGAAATGAGCTGTTGTCAGGTGGGATGCCAGTCCTTCCTCCTCACCACTGACAAGAACACTCTCCTGCTTCGGTTCAGATCTTCAACAG ATATGAAAAAGCTCCAGAGGTTACTGGGCAGAGGACGTGAAGAGGAACGTCGCACAGACACAGATAACGGATCGTCAGCTTTAAGCATACGCCCAACTGGAAACTCTCCTTTCCACAAG TTTCACGGTTGTCTGAGCCAGCAGCAGAATCTGCTCCAGGACTACCCGAGGACGGCCACCTATCAGCGAGCGATCTTAGCCAATGAGGCAGACTTTAGAAACAAG GTGGTCCTGGATGTTTGCTGTGGTTCAGGAATTCTGTCCTTCTTTGCAGTCCAAGCTGGAGCATCCATGGTCTATGCGACCGAGTCCAGCCCAATGTCCAAGTACACACAG ATCCTGGTCCAGAACAACCACCTCTCGGAGCAGATCAGGGTCCTACAGGGAGAGGTGAAGAAAGTCAACTGTCCAGACATGGTGGACGTGATCGTCTCAGAGCCGTTTAGCTACATGCTCTTCAATCGCACGCTAATGGGGAATTTCATACATGCAAAAAAGTGGCTCAAGCCTAACG GCCTGATGTTCCCGTCCTTCGCTGATCTTCATGTAGCTCCTTTCACTGACGATCAACTGTACCTGGAACACTACGCTCGCGCCAACTTCTG GCAGCAGAGAAGCTTCTACGGAGTTAATCTAAGTGCTCTTCACAGTGCGGCAGTGGACGAGTTcttcaagcagccaatagtg GATACTTTTGATGAACAGATCTTGTTGTCCAGGTCCATAAAACACTGCATCAACTTCATGGACTCTAAAGAAGAAGATATACACag GATTGAGATCCCTTTTGTGTTTCCGCTGCTGCAGTCTGGTCTGATCCATGGTCTCGCCTTTTGGTTTGATGTGGCCTATCAGGGTTCCAA AACCACTGTGTGGCTTTCCACAGCTCCCACAGAGCCACCCTCACGCTGGTCCCAGGTCCGGTGTTTGCTTCAAACACCACTATTTGCCAAAAGTGGACAGACCCTGTCAGGGACGATCCTGCTCGTTGCAAACAACAG ACAGAGCTATGACATCAACATCACAGCCACAGTTGACCAATCCGGCTGCCGATCTGGAAACATCCTGGACCTCAAGAACCTGTTCTTCAG GATGCCGTTCTGGTTCCTCTGGTAA
- the anos1a gene encoding anosmin-1a produces the protein MLSHARSLTLWIILLSSSAVWSRRPQAAADDEDSWPESVSRARCASRCLSLHSLASLPNNQQEIGSLGWCQRHKQCAKCLEPCKESWEIKRKSSCREMCERVFPKKHWECVTSCEFLWSVVVVKQGVCPPANRASGFEAACVESCDQDRDCPAQKKCCSNDCGHTCQNPKNLYKGVPLKPRKEIAFEELPSGQLEVRWSSRFNISAEPVIYVLQRRWNFGIQPSEDTATSWEVVAQTTVQGVRLSDIRPGRWYQFKVAAVNTHGTRGFTTPSKHIHSRKDPSLPPAPSDIRVANMTFSPGREVSAKILWSMPMDLDVPVHHYMVSWSWTAAGHPTASSVSKRRKTVRQSRVELGSMRSNRSYSVEVQAVSYWGQTQLKGPRGVLHFTTQRTTTKASQKPKRDVLDVGTPFYQDGRLRVHVYWQTSMDPSVEFYKVQWGPEYCADNQTRPMEKISTKDSFISLEDLLFSCKYKVLVQPISKSSRPLVEGTSFYTPSCANIQSKSSKPISCQRHTDGTLPKAPVKAANLTASFEYRKGTNVTAIFSWDVSEVPPDQELFGFQVTWAEVISTNRLNSNKLPHSLISQSQILPPDGHVLVVSGLQHDSLYRLAVQAITQEGEGPVTSRNFQTPGYQSIPRHRSRLRTQHYKQLKSVKH, from the exons ATGCTGTCCCATGCACGCAGCCTGACTCTGTGGATTATTCTGCTGTCCAGCTCTGCTGTGTGGTCCAGGAGGCCCCaggctgctgctgatgatgaaGACTCCTGGCCTGAGAGCGTGTCCAGGGCACGTTGTGCTTCCCGGTGCCTCAGTTTGCACAGCTTGGCGTCACTCCCAAATAATCAGCAG GAGATTGGATCCTTGGGCTGGTGTCAACGTCACAAACAGTGTGCAAAG TGCCTGGAGCCCTGCAAAGAATCCTGGGAAATTAAGAGAAAGAGCAGTTGCAGAGAGATGTgtgag CGAGTGTTTCCCAAGAAGCACTGGGAATGTGTGACCAGCTGTGAGTTCCTGTGGTCCGTGGTGGTGGTGAAGCAGGGGGTGTGTCCACCTGCCAACAGAGCCAGCGGCTTCGAGGCCGCCTGCGTGGAGAGCTGTGATCAGGACAGAGATTGTCCTGCTCAGAAGAAATGCTGCTCCAACGACTGTGGCCACACGTGTCAAAACCCTAAGAACCTTTACAAAG GTGTTCCTTTGAAGCCAAGGAAGGAAATAGCCTTTGAAGAACTTCCCTCTGGTCAGCTGGAGGTGCGTTGGTCTTCTCGCTTCAACATCTCAGCCGAACCCGTGATCTACGTTCTGCAGAGAAGGTGGAACTTTGGCATTCAGCCCAGCGAGGATACCGCTACCTCCTGGGAGGTGGTTGCGCAG ACCACGGTGCAGGGGGTGAGGTTGTCCGACATCCGGCCTGGTCGCTGGTACCAGTTCAAAGTGGCAGCTGTTAACACCCACGGGACCAGAGGTTTCACCACACCGAGTAAACACATCCACTCCAGGAAag acccctccctccctccagcCCCCTCTGATATCAGAGTGGCCAACATGACCTTTAGCCCTGGCAGGGAGGTCTCGGCAAAGATCCTGTGGAGCATGCCAATGGACTTGGACGTCCCCGTCCACCACTACATGGTCAGCTGGAGTTGGACAGCAGCTGGACATCCCACTGCCTCATCTGTGAGCAAGAGGAGGAAGACAGTAAGACAG AGCCGTGTGGAGCTGGGCAGCATGAGGTCCAACAGGAGCTACAGTGTGGAGGTCCAGGCCGTGTCCTACTGGGGACAGACACAGCTCAAAGGACCACGAGGTGTTCTCCATTTCACCACGCAACGCA ctACCACCAAAGCTTCCCAAAAGCCTAAAAGAGATGTCCTGGATGTCGGCACGCCTTTCTATCAGGATGGACGGCTACGGGTTCATGTTTACTGGCAGACCAGCATGG ATCCTTCAGTTGAGTTCTACAAAGTCCAATGGGGACCAGAGTATTGTGCGGACAACCAGACCAGACCCATGGAGAAAATCAgcacaaaa GATAGCTTCATCAGTCTGGAGGACCTGCTGTTCTCCTGTAAATACAAAGTCCTAGTGCAACCCATCAGCAAAAGTAGTCGCCCTCTGGTGGAAGGCACCAGCTTCTACACGCCTTCCTGTGCCAATATCCAGTCCAAGAGCAGCAAACCTATCAGCTGTCAGAGACACACAG ATGGAACTCTTCCGAAGGCGCCGGTGAAAGCAGCAAACCTAACCGCGTCCTTCGAGTACCGCAAAGGGACGAACGTGACGGCCATTTTCAGCTGGGATGTGTCCGAGGTTCCGCCCGACCAGGAGCTCTTTGGTTTCCAGGTCACATGGGCCGAGGTCATCTCCACCAACCGCCTCAACAGCAACAAGCTGCCGCACAGTCTCATATCTCAGTCCCAGATCCTACCCCCG GATGGTCATGTTTTGGTGGTGTCGGGCCTACAACATGACAGTTTGTACCGGTTGGCGGTCCAGGCCATCACACAAGAGGGTGAAGGTCCCGTAACCAGCAGAAACTTCCAGACTCCAGGTTACCAAAGTATCCCCAGGCACA GATCCAGGTTGAGAACGCAGCATTACAAGCAACTCAAATCTGTAAAGCACTGA